The Arthrobacter sp. D5-1 genome segment TGGCGCTTCTGAACCGGCTACGGCGCGGGGCGGCGCGTGCGGGCCTTTGTGCCCTGTTGTCCCGGCGCCCCCAGGCCTACGGTCTAACCATGACGAACAAACCTACGGTTCCGGAAGCTGAGATCCTGGACAACAAGCAGTGTTGGGAGCTGCTGCGCAGTGTCTCAGTGGGCCGCCTCGCAGTCTGGGCGCAGGACCATCCCGACATCTTTCCCATCAATTACAAAGCAGACCACGGCACGCTGGTCTTCCGCACTGGCGAGGGGAGTAAACTCCACGCTGCCCTCAGCGCCACACCGGTAGCGATGGAAGCCGACGGAGTAGACCCAACGTCGGGAATCGCGTGGAGTGTGGTGGTCAAAGGCAGGGCAGAGAGCATCAAGCTGACCCAAGAGGTGCTGGACACCGTCGGTCTGCTGCTTTTCCCGTGGCAGGCCGGGCGGAAGGACCATTTTGTCCGTATCGTTCCCACTTCGTTGACCGGGCGCCGCTTCAAAGTGACACCGCCGCTGACGTGGTGGAGTCCGCTCGACGACGCCACCAGGGCGGGTTTGGAATGAGAAC includes the following:
- a CDS encoding pyridoxamine 5'-phosphate oxidase family protein codes for the protein MTNKPTVPEAEILDNKQCWELLRSVSVGRLAVWAQDHPDIFPINYKADHGTLVFRTGEGSKLHAALSATPVAMEADGVDPTSGIAWSVVVKGRAESIKLTQEVLDTVGLLLFPWQAGRKDHFVRIVPTSLTGRRFKVTPPLTWWSPLDDATRAGLE